From the genome of Nicotiana sylvestris chromosome 1, ASM39365v2, whole genome shotgun sequence:
AAAGAAGCTaaaaataacatcattgatggtTAAATTTGCTATTCAGAACCCTTCAGCACAAGTGTGTTAAACTCAAGTTCAAACCAAGTCATAAACTCACAAGTAATAAACAGGTtttccaaatcacttcaaatctACCAATAGACTATACCAACTCGAAGATTTAATAAAAATGTTTAACATTACATATCGACTAGGAACTAAACCACATAACACAAAATTAGAAGTTTTAAACAAACACTCCTGCATCAATATGGAATCCTACAATTATTTCCAAACTTCTTGTACACAACCATGGAAGAAACAGATGCTCGGCTTCATACATGGTTACAGCAGAATCAAAACAGACAGAAAATAAATCTTTGAAACTGGCAAAAAaggcaacaacaaaaacaaatacAGCAACAGGAACCAACATGAGTAAAAGATCGACAAAATGAAATGTGGCCAACAAAAGAAGAATCCCAGCAATTCAAGAACAAGAGAAACAACAACCAACTAGAAATCCCATCATAATTCGAGCAAAAAAAAAGACCAATAGCAAAGTGGAAAGAACCAACAGCTTTGaaattcttcctctttttttttttctatttatagATTTAAACTCAAGAAGAAACGAAAATCAGAATGAGAATGAAAAGAGGAATTTCTGAAAGATAGTCTTCAATTTTCTGAGGTATTTTTCGTGTGTCCAGTCCGAGGGAGTGTGAGGTCTCTTTTATAGGGTATAAGAGTGCAAAATGATAAAGAACGAGAGAGGTTGAGGGAATCTGCCAGCATCCCCTTAAAATTAGGAAATTGGCATCTTCTAAAATAGAAAAATGGACCGCTGTCCAGTGTTTGGATATTTCCTCTCGCTCTCATCTCTTTTCTTAACAGATTGGGTCTAGAAGCTTCTTTTATTCCCAGACCCTTTTAAACTTTTTATCATCCAATTCTTACCCCAACATTTAAACTTATTCCCCATTTTAATGTATTTCCAACCAAACAAAACAGATTCCTCCATTTTTTCCATTTCTTTTAGACCTCTGAATTTCAGTAATTACAAACAACTATCAcaaaaaaactcataaataaaaaATCACAGCACAACAAGCAATATTCAAACTTTAGCCTATTTAGGTGATTAAACGAATTTAAACATACAATTAGCTAATCAAGATTACTTTGACCTAATTGAAACTGCATACTATGCATCTAAAATATTGGCCTACATAGAAGCAATGGATTTGAAATCTTACCTAACCTAGAACATGCTAAACCTTGGGAAAAGAAATATGCTAACAATTATATATTGATGCAACCTTCACACAATTATCAATTGACAATTTAACTAAATCGAAACTAAACTAAACATGATGTCTATAACATGTAACAGAAAATATCAAGCAATTAAATAAGATAAGTAGTAATTAAAGAAGTGAAAAGGAGGGTTACCAATAATGAACAAAACTGCCTGGGAAAAGAGATATCCGGCTATAGCCGGCATCGCTACATGAGCATTAACCCACATTGAGGGCATATCCAATGCTATATGCAGCAATGTCTGTCATATGCCAGCAAAAGAAATCAACTTATGGGGCTTTCATGGTAGTGGCCGGGTTCGGGTGGCCTAGAATAGGTCCAAAATTGACTTCAATTTGATAACTCTTGACAAGAGTGTTCAATTAAGGTTGGTATGAACCTCAGGTAGGTTGGAATTTAGGGACACTCGAAATAGGGGAATTTAGGTTTTCTGTAACTTCTTAGATCCTAAATTGGAGAAGAAGCGTGGGAATTTTGAGGAAATTAGTGGTAGGATGATGATTAAGGGGTGTTGGAGATTATTTGGTGTCAATTTGGGGTGGTTTAGGGTGTTGCTGCCGCCGTAGGCGATTTTCGGGCGAGTGGCGGACGGCGGAGGTGAGAGAGACGAGTTAAGAGATGAGAAAGGGGGAAATAGGGTTGGTTCTCTAGGGCTTGGGGGTTCTCCGACATTTTTAAGGGGTAAGAGTAGTTAGTTGCGGACCGTTGGATTAGAATAAAGGAGGGCTAAGATTAGTTTAGTCCAAACGCTGTCATTTTGGGCTAGAGAATGTTGGACCGGATCTTTGGGAAGTATGGGATTGGGCAAGCGGCGAACTAGATAGACTTTAGGGCAATGGGGCCAATCAAAAATGGCTTTGGCCCAATTTGGGATTAAACctctcttcccttttttttcctttttctttcctttcttgaTTTTTTAACCTAATAAagttaattaaaatcctaaattaagtcctaaatcaaatttattttgtataattaaATTAATTGTCTATTTCTAACATCacaataattaattaacttaAATTAATGAAAGACAAATACTAATTTTAAAACTAAAAGCTACATATGTAAAATGAccattatttttgtgttttttgttTAATAATGCAATTAACTTATGTAATTAAGCTCTAAATGCAATTAAGACCTAACAATGCTATGTAATGAAGATTTtgacattttttatatttttctatgattttaaaatattaaaatgcatgaaaaatacaactaaatgcaaacaattaattaaaaaatccCTACAAATTCTATGAAAattaaaaacaattaaaaaaatcTATTTGTGAATTTTGTGAGAGTATTGTAGTCGGGcaaaaattacatgctcacagctgcccctctttgctcgaaaacatggAGAGTTTTCGGGCTAggataaagtgagcaattacaagcgatttttgcccgtttggataCTCCTTGGGAACCACTTTGAAAAAGTTttaccgaaccttgcttcggaggttgcctacatatccttggctataaaggaatcaggtcagtgcaGCTCTAAGAATTTTCGTAGCTGGGACTACtgagaagctgtgatttcactgttattGCTGCTTGTtaagctccttattacaccaaaatcaaaaatgaaaaagactaactaagcctgcctgctacgagttacaagattcctatctatgagtcatCTGAagattgatcttgagtcttgactgGTTCCTCGCGCGAACTCCGATCTGAaacttgatgcttgttagctgcaggtgttggttcattcttcttcagattTCTGggtcaaggcgggacatgcaaagcttatAACTTTAGTCATGTCTTGAGCCGTCCATATCTTTTCTCCATTTCTGTACTTTTGATTCacttcatttctttttcttttctttattttggattgagacttcttcttttggtcatcttgaACTCTGTGCCTCGGGCTATAACctactcagacaccaaaacaaatgaacgaaatttttctaCCCAAGTTTTCACTAGataaattttgtgagttatttgtaaTAAAACTCTATACTGCTTCATTATTGAAAGCAAGTAAAAGGTTAGGGTTGTGTACCCTTGGGAAAatagagattagggagtggagaccctatacctaaaaatcatcaactagggagtggagaccctgtgttggAAAAACGACCAGGgcgtggagactctatgtctaaaaatcatcaactagggagtggagaccctatgtctaaaaatcatcaactagagagtagagaccctatgttggaaaagtgactagggagtggagaccctatgcctaaaaattatcaactagggagttgagacgCTATgttgaaaaagcgactagggagtgaatatcctatgtctaaaaatcatcaactagggagtggagaccctatcttGGAAATGCGACtgaggagtggagaccctatgtctaaaaatcatcaactagaGCGTgtagaccttatgttggaaaaacgactagggagtggagaccctatgtctaaaaatcatcaattagggagtggagaccctacgttagaaaaacgactagggagtggagaccctatgtctaaaaattatCAACTAAGGAGTCGAGACCCTCTGTtcgaaaaacgactagggagtggagaccctatgtctaaagatcatcaactagggagtggaaaccctatgttgaaAAACGCAGTtagagattggagaccctatactaCCATGCTTTGGAAAATTTTTTTTTGTCATTATCATTTccttcttcttgtttttatttcaGAGAATGAGTAAATTCaggaaagaattttggaggagacttccctttcaGAGTGgctgctgcaaagctgtttctagcttTTCCGCAAtttctttttggttgcacctgcttcttgcaaggtttcTTTTGGATAGCACATGTTTCCTGTTTGTCAAATAAAGAACAATTTGTTTgtttaaaacggtggttggttttgtggcctagAATGTTTCAGTCACTTGATTTCGGCCCTTTCAGCTTCAACTAGTTATTTCCTGAATACCAATTGCATTTATAACCTTGGAGAACATCTGGCTTTTCCAGACTTTTCCATGACAGTTAGTCACGTAGGACTTAAACTTTCAACCTTATTTTGTCTTTGTGGTCATTTGACTTTGATTTCCTTTCTCTTCAGGAGTTTTGATTTCGAAacatcggccatcatggccagtcggagTCGACTCGATGCACCTGTCGAGACTGGGTGCCTTCTTGAATATTGGACCGTATAAGACAAAAACACTGTAAATCAATCTTGCCattctttctttgtcttagttttcGAACAGAATTAGACAAAAAGGGATTTACAGAAAAGCAAACAATGGAATGGACAAATGAAATTAGACGAGAGGTATCCCCTTTCGGGGAaaaaaagaaggacttatctggagtacatgcggacctcaatgaacatgacatgcctcttggattggatgcctgatctgtgtaaaccatccaacttttagaaattcatcacaaaatttgcctcaaaatcgagaaaccttgccaagACTTTGTCGATGCCGATGGATGTGAGGATCCTCTCTTGGATCAGtggtgccctttgcgggttttcaccagctgacctctctcatttctcttctcatcaTCActttatagtgctctttgcgagttttcactaacaagaatctcttattttaatttcttttcttaccatcgccttatgATGTcggtgagggttttcaccaataagacactctcattttatttctctcattttgttgtatcagatccaagtaactGTACCCTCCAAGTTGAACATATTTGTCGATCGATCTGAAGGACTTGAAAAGGATTTGGGTGAAAAagaaatttggattgaattacaactttggaaacTTTTTGGCGAAATCATTGCCGAATGATTGTAGCTTTTGCCCCTATTTCAACTTTGGGGAAatgtggatttttattttggtgtggctaaaccccagagagaggctgcctacctatcctttcggaatcaagtcgaacatagttcaaagaacttttgtttttgatttcttttgtttctttcttttcatcatttttttcatcttttttaaCACAACTTTCAGGtttcaaagagggtaatcaaagaaaaaagGAACCGGCTCAAAAGGTTTGCAAGGGTTggtagtgtttgggtagctggaatgaaagccttcgttaTCCCAATCGGAGAGTATTAAAGTTGCGAAAAGGGTTAAACATAAttcctcttgactgcatctgcattaaCAACTATTTCAGGGTCATTTCTTTCAATGTCTCCGAAGTACAACGCTCCTCTCGGCAACACTCTTCTTATAATGTAcggacctttccaatttggagtaaattttccttttgcttcttcatgatgcagGAGAATACGTCTAAGAAAAAGTTGCCCCACTTCGAATTTCCtgggccgcactttcttgttgtaggcacgggccattctttgttggtacaactgcctgTGGCAAACTGTGATCATCCACTTTTCATCTATCATAGCTAATTGTTCCAACCGggtcttgacccattcatcatcctcGATCTCAGTTTCAACAATGATTCAAAGAGAGGGAATCTCAATTTCTacaggtattacggcttcagtaccataaaccaataAATAGGGTATGGCCCCACCTAATGTGCGCACGGTTGTGAGATATCCCTGTagtgcaaaaggcaactttttatACCACTATctagaactttgaatcattttcatgaggatcttcttgatattcttgtttgcAGCTTCAATGGCgccattagctttgggccgataaggggtagcATTACGATGCGTAAACATTTTtgcatacctccctcatcaagtGGTTGTTCAGATTTGCAACATTATCAGTAATGATAGatttaggaataccaaaacgacatataatgttggaatgcacgaagtccaccaccgctttcttggtgaCGACTTTGAAAGTGACTGCTTCAACCTACTttgtaaaataatcaatggcaacCAAGATGAATATGTGCCTATTTGAAGCTTTCaactcgattggcccaatgacatccatacacCAGGCGACGAATGGCCAACGTGCTGACATTGGATGCAACTATgaaggcggtgcatgaatcaggtcactgtgtatctgacactgatggcacttCCGGAcaaaactaaagcaatccttttccatggtcatccagtaataacctgctggCAGGATTTTCTTCGTAAGGACATATCCTTTCATGTGGGGCCCACATACTCCCGAATTCATGATCTTTTCAGCTTCTTGTCATCTATACTGCTCAAAAGATTTAAATTttgagttcttttgtacaagacctcTCCACTCAAAAAGAAACTGCTGGCAAGCTTtctaatagttctcttttgatctccactGGCCTGGTCaggatattcctttgttttcaaaaaccttttgacatcatgataccatggcttaACATATGGTTCTATTTCAATTGTATTACAATAACCATGCCTCTCTCGAATTTGGATTTCCAATAGGTCAATATAGATATTGCCCAGATATGGAAGCATTGAGGCCAAAACAGCTAGTGCGTTAGCTAGCTCATTGTAGAATCGAGGTATATACCTGAATTCAACAGACTTGAACCATTTGCTAAGATCTTCTACATGTTGCctgtatgggataagtttgatgtctcgagtttcccattcacatTGGGCTTACCGAATGATCTAATCAGAATCTCCTATGATTAATAATTCCTCCACATCCAAATCTACTGCCATATTCATgcccataatgcaagcttcatactcagcggTATTGTTGGTATAGAAGAACCGAAGCCGGGCTCTGGCCGGATAGTGCGGACTAGTGAGAGAAATCAGAATTGTTccaatcccgacaccttttgcatttacagctccatcaaagaacattttccaagcatttgTGTCCTCTAGAATCACTTTAACTGAGTTCACTTCCTCGTCCGGAAAGTAAGTACTTAggggttggtattcatcatcaaccgtGTTCTCAGCTAGATGATCCACCAAGGCTTGAGCTTTCATCGCCATGCGGGTgacataaacaatgtcgaactcagtGAGCAGGATTTgtcattttgctaaccttcccatgggcattggtttctggaatatgtattcCAGAGGATCCATTCTAGCTATGCGATATGTGGTGTAAGCCAAAATATAATGTTTGAGATTCTGGGCGACCCAACTTAGGGCGCAACAAGTTCTTTCTAACAGAGTATATTTGGCTTCATAAATAGTGAAcatcttgctcaagtagtatatggcttatTCTCTcttcccggtcacatcatgttgcctcAGGACACAACCGAAGGAATTTTCAAAGAGCGTcaagtacaagaacaaaggtcttCCTGTCTCAGGTGAAACCAATACTGGCAGATttgacaaatattctttgattttatcaaaagcctcttgacattcatccgtccatttgatcgccgcatctttcttcaacaacttaaatatgggctcacacgtggtagtaagctgagcaatgaacctgctgatgtaattcaatcttcccagtAGACTCATGACCTCTTTCTTGGTCCTTAGAGGTGgtaaatcccgaatagactttatgtTTGTTGGATCCAACTCGATACCCCTCCAGCTAACTATAAACCCAGAAGTTTCCTagatggaactccgaatgcaCATTTAGCTGGATTCAATTTCAAGTTATGCCTGTGTAGACGCTCAAAGAACATTCTCAAATCCCGCACATGGCCTTCCTGCATTCTGGAgtaatgatcacatcatccacatatacctcaattTCTTGGTACATCATGTCGtcaaaaatggcagtcatggctctcatgtaggttgcctcGACAtttttcagaccaaatggcatgaccctgtaacattaagtgccccaaggtgtggtgaaagccgtcttttctatgtcttcttcatctatcagaacctggtgatacccagcataacaatctacgaaagactatatttcatgtttggcacagttgtcaacaagaatgtggatgtttggcaatggaaagttgtccttggggcttgctttgttcaaatcccgataatcaacacacgcTTGGGTTTTCCCGcctttctttggcactgggaccatattagccaaccatgtggtgtatcggaccactcggatcacaaCAGCTTTTAAttgtttggtgacttcttctttgatcttatcactgaTGTCCATCTAaaactttctctgcttttgttggACAAGTGGATAACCGGGATAAGCTGGCAATTTATGCACTATcaaatcaacacttagtcctggcatatcatcataggaccatgcaaacatggctttgaattcaaacaaaagttggatcaatgcatctTTAGTTCTTTCATcggtgtgaatgcttatcatggtttcctgGACCACTTCTGcactacccaaattaactggctcggtttcatttaagtttggcttaggattattctcaaattattccagttctcaatttatttccctgaaaacctcatcttcatcatattctggttctcgattcattatttcacaattagacagtGTTTTAGGATCTgagcatgaagtccgcaaacatgtcatgttatttaagt
Proteins encoded in this window:
- the LOC138868764 gene encoding uncharacterized protein, with product MAMKAQALVDHLAENTVDDEYQPLSTYFPDEEVNSVKVILEDTNAWKMFFDGAVNAKGVGIGTILISLTSPHYPARARLRQHVEDLSKWFKSVEFRYIPRFYNELANALAVLASMLPYLGNIYIDLLEIQIRERHGYCNTIEIEPYVKPWYHDVKRFLKTKEYPDQASGDQKRTIRKLASSFFLSGEVLYKRTQNLNLLSSIDDKKLKRS